Proteins co-encoded in one Vidua macroura isolate BioBank_ID:100142 chromosome 13, ASM2450914v1, whole genome shotgun sequence genomic window:
- the CDHR4 gene encoding cadherin-related family member 4: MGMHGHLTFLLLSLYAPGTFVRATVLPDLPRVVALSEDAASGTRVAEVTVSCSNSSSSPNVTLDSIEPDHPFNSIAISSDPTDATTFRAEVTLRAGAELDARRMNQYTLILRAACPGEDEVEEWLFVRVTAGHVLRCDTPFASTEGDVVQVLADVAPRTPLYAVLPQPLGGLTFRLQNHNTPLTLTRRGLVLAPDNGFDPSKDTQMFRLEIEVMDHHGHNCSGAVRVEVLPSRRPRVTFPEPHRAVTVTEGIGPWEVVTQVRARGDNVHYAILAPVAPTLFTIDEVTGEIRSTRRLEVIRAHLLIRAYNALHPDDHATATVNVTVQGTDRQAPRCVPAIFVSQVPETVCPGCTLMTLTCTDTSTDGSLHYALEGPPSSLSHFCMEGPQLKVNTTLDYDSEAMAALGFQFTATIVVTVGGQPLQSTRVPVLLTVTPVNEFRPVCPPGATFTVPETAAFGSVVGRVAGTDRDYPLDSLEYSLEGGSGPAQPFSIDRRTGEIRVVGPLDSRQQKSYRLVVRLTDTHNDLDLRNRQSRLCDVSVRLQAVPDQLPVCIPEVQELRIAAGSPGSRQPVTRLACHGGPDSGVLTYNIVGGNEDGRFRLEGSTLVYLPSERAEPHPFVLLVEVWGGSGARRRSSVVALVVHVTPRSTPVPPSTTTQHTTLQKEPLVVTQIEAVWDPPAWFVAVMTITGALLLATLGCMARNLLCSNRAPGKLFLAKSSRDVVEHSGGKEEQGHPRASSPGQFDGHAQDPCTGRDYLFNSVTGARRWI, from the exons TCCTGCCTGACTTGCCACGTGTGGTGGCCCTGAGTGAGGATGCAGCGTCAGGCACCCGTGTCGCTGAGGTGACCGTGTCCTGCAGCAACTCGAGCAGCAGTCCCAATGTCACCCTGGATAGCATCGAGCCCGACCATCCCTTCAACTCCATCGCCATCAGCTCTGACCCCACCGATGCCACCACGTTCCGGGCAGAG GTGACACTGCGTGCTGGTGCAGAGCTCGATGCCCGCCGGATGAACCAGTACACACTGATCCTGCGGGCTGCTTGTCCTGGTGAGGATGAGGTGGAAGAGTGGCTCTTTGTCCGGGTGACAGCAGGGCATGTGCTGCGATGTGACACCCCCTTTGCCAGCACAG AGGGTGATGTGGTGCAGGTGCTGGCAGATGTGGCGCCCCGGACACCCCTGTATGCCGTGCTGCCACAGCCACTTGGTGGGCTGACG TTCAGGCTCCAAAACCACAACACACCACTCACGCTCACCCGCCGGGGCCTGGTGCTGGCACCTGACAATGGTTTTGACCCCAGCAAGGACACCCAG ATGTTCAGGTTGGAGATTGAGGTGATGGATCATCACGGGCACAACTGCAGCGGGGCTGTAAGGGTGGAGGTGCTGCCATCACGCCGTCCCCGTGTCACCTTCCC TGAGCCACACCgggctgtgacagtgacagaggGCATTGGCCCCTGGGAGGTGGTCACACAGGTCCGTGCCAGAGGTGACAATGTCCACTATGCCATCCTTGCTCCTGTGGCTCCCACGCTCTTCACCATTGATGAGG tgacaggtgAGATCCGCAGCACCCGCCGGCTGGAGGTGATCCGTGCCCACCTCCTCATCCGGGCTTACAACGCGCTGCACCCTGACGACCACGCCACCGCCACAGTCAACGTCACCGTGCAGGGGACAGACCGTCAGGCACCAAGATGTGTCCCAGCCATCTTCGT GTCCCAGGTGCCTGAAACCGTGTGCCCCGGCTGCACCTTGATGACACTGACGTGCACCGACACCAGCACTGACGGGAGTCTGCACTATGCTCTCGAGGGgcctccctcctctctctctcacttCTGCATGGAGGGGCCACAGCTGAAG GTCAACACCACCCTGGACTATGACTCGGAGGCCATGGCTGCTCTGGGCTTCCAGTTCACAGCCACCATTGTGGTGACAGTGGGAGGACAGCCCCTACAGAGCA CCCGTGTGCCCGTGCTTCTGACGGTGACACCTGTCAACGAATTCAGACCGGTGTGCCCACCCGGTGCCACCTTCACCGTGCCAGAGACAGCAGCTTTCGGCAGTGTCGTGGGGCGTGTGGCAGGCACTGACCGCGACTACCCCCTGGACAGCCTCGAGTACAGCCTGGAGGGGGGGTCTGGCCCCGCACAGCCCTTCTCCATCGACAGGCGCACTG GCGAGATCCGCGTGGTGGGACCCCTGGACTCGCGGCAGCAGAAGAGCTACAGGCTGGTGGTGCGGCTGACGGACACCCACAATGACCTGGACCTAAGGAACAGGCAGAGCCGTCTGTGCGACGTGTCTGTGCGCCTGCAG GCTGTGCCGGACCAGCTGCCGGTGTGCATCCCCGAGGTGCAGGAGCTGCGGATCGCGGCTGGGTCCCCGGGCAGCCGCCAGCCTGTCACCCGCCTGGCGTGCCACGGCGGCCCCGACAGCGGCGTGCTGACTTACAACATCGTTGGAG GCAATGAAGATGGGCGCTTTCGGCTGGAAGGGAGCACCCTTGTCTACCTCCCCAGTGAGCGAGCCGAGCCCCACCCCTTTGTCCTGCTGGTGGAGGTGTGGGGCGGCTCTGGTGCCCGCCGCCGCAGCAGCGTGGTGGCACTGGTGGTGCACGTCACCCCCCGGAGCACCCCGGTGCCGCCCAGCACCACCACCCAGCACACG ACGCTGCAGAAGGAGCCGCTGGTTGTCACGCAGATAGAGGCAGTGTGGGACCCGCCAGCCTGGTTTGTGGCCGTGATGACCATCACCggtgccctgctgctggccacccTGGGCTGCATGGCCCGGAACCTGCTGTGCAG CAACCGGGCCCCTGGCAAGCTGTTCCTGGCCAAGAG ctccagggatgtGGTGGAGCACAGCGGGGGCAAGGAAGAACAGGGACACCCACGTGCCAGCAGCCCA GGGCAGTTCGATGGCCATGCTCAGGACCCAT GCACCGGCAGGGACTATCTCTTCAACAGCGTGACCGGGGCTCGGCGCTGGATCTGA